In Flavobacterium sp. GSB-24, the genomic window AAAACACTTCGGCTGTCTTTATCTACTAAAGTTGACGCTTGTAAAGATGCAACACCCAAAACTTGCTTTCCATCCTTAGGAGTTAATGAAAAAGCTAGTCTTGCTTTAATTTCCTTGTGGTCATCCCAGCTATCGACCTGCGGCTGATAATAAACCAGTTTTGTCCCATTATTTGTTATCTCGCGCGGCCAGCCATTATCAGCAATATCTGTAGAATCTTTCTGATCGGCTACAGCCATTTTTTGATCATCGACATCTTTCTCTTTTTTGCAAGATAAAAGAATGTAGGCACAACATGTAATTAGTACTAAAATCTTTTTCATAATATTAGAATTAGATTGCTTTATAAATTGAAAATTATCTTTTTGCTCCTCAAAACAGCACGTGGATTAAAAACACTGCTTTTACACTGTAAATCTGTTGGTTAAAATTAGACTTTGACTTACAAAAAATCAAAATTTGAGAATGCTAGTTGGTTTCAAATTATAAAATGCTACAAAAAAACTGCACCATTATAAAAATTACTACGGCAGAACATATGACCTTAAGCAGGATTAACATTCAAATAGATCACAAAAAAAACGCATTCAAAAATGAATGCGTTTTTTTATATAGTAATTGGATTTTTATTATCCTTTCAAGCTTGCTGCTAAATACTCACGGTTCATACGTGCAATATTTTCAAGAGAAATTCCTTTTGGACATTCGATTTCACAAGCTCCTGTATTTGTACAGTTACCAAAACCTTCGTGATCCATTTGGTGAACCATGTTTAAAACACGATCAACTGCTTCAACTTTACCTTGTGGCAATAATGCATATTGAGAAACCTTTGCAGCAACGAATAACATTGCCGATGAGTTTTTACAAGTTGCAACACATGCTCCACAACCAATACAAGCTGCAGCATCAAAAGATTTATCTGCATCGTGTTTGTTAATTGGAATTGTATTCGCATCTATTGTATTTCCTGAAGTATTTACAGAGATAAATCCTCCTGCGTGTTGAATTCTGTCAAAAGAACTTCTGTCTACAACTAAATCTTTAATTACTGGGAAAGCTTTTGCTCTAAATGGCTCGATAAAAATTGTATCACCATCTTTAAACATACGCATGTGTAATTGACAAGTTGTAACACCTCTGTCTGGTCCGTGTGCTTCTCCATTAATGAATAATGAACACATTCCGCAGATTCCCTCACGACAATCGTGATCAAATGCTACTGGCTCTTCTCCTCTATTGATCAATTGTTCGTTAAGAACATCAAGCATTTCAAGGAAAGACATATCTGGTTCGATTCCGTCGATTGGGTATTCAACGATTCCCCCTTTATCTTGGGCGTTTTTTTGACGCCATATTTTTAATGTAAGTTTCATAATTTTGTTATGGGTTATAAGTTAAGAGTTAAACGTCATAGGGTTACTACTCCATTTTAGTCCTAGCTAAATAATTTATATATCCATTTAATATTGCTTTGGTTCTTTCGAACCTTTCTTTAAATTTTTGCAACAAATCTTCTTCAATATAATTCTCATCTAAAGCAGTAATTACCTGATTTAAAGATTCAGTTAATGACCCACGGGCAATTCTGCAGAATTGAATATTTTCTTGATAATGATATCTTCCAAACCCTTCGGCAATATTATCACTAACAGATCTAGAAGATCGTTTAAGCTGACTAGTTAGGGCATATTTTTCGTCAATTGGAAATTTCGAAATAATATTTTGAGAAACAAAGATTCTTAATTCGCGTGCAGCTTTCCAGCACTCTAAATCTTCGAACGACTTTAAACTCATAACCCTTAACTCTTAACTTTTTTATTTATAACTTCTTTGAACTAATTTAATGTTTTCGTAATTAAGAGGTTCTTTGTGTAATACGGCGTCACTTGGTTTTCCTTTGTATTCCCAAGCTGCAACGTATGCAAAGTTTTCATCATCACGAAGTGCTTCTCCTTCTTCTGTTTGATATTCCTCACGGAAGTGACCACCACAAGATTCATTACGGTGTAAAGCATCTTTCGCGAACAATTCTCCTAATTCTAGGAAATCGGCAACACGAGTCGCTTTTTCTAATTCCTGATTAAATTCGTTAGCGCTTCCAGGAACTTTTACATCTCTATAAAACTCTTCACGTAAAGCAGCAATTTCTTCGATAGCCTCAGTTAAACCTTTAGCGTTACGAGCCATACCTACTTTATCCCACATGATTTTCCCCAATTTTTTATGGAAATAATCTACAGAATGTTTTCCGTTATTGTTGATAAATCTGTCGATTTGATCTTTTACATTTTTTTCAGCTTCAACGAATTCTGGTAAGTCTGTAGAAATTGGACCCATTTTAATATCTGGAGCTAAATAATCTCCGATAGTATAAGGAAGTACGAAATATCCATCAGCTAATCCCTGCATCAAAGCAGAAGCTCCAAGTCTGTTTGCTCCGTGGTCAGAGAAGTTAGACTCTCCAATTGAGAAACATCCAGGAATTGTAGTCATTAAGTTATAATCAACCCAAGTTCCACCCATTGTGTAGTGTACCGCTGGGTAAATCATCATTGGTGTTACATATGGATCTTCGTCTACAATTTTCAAGTACATTTGGAACAAGTTTCCGTATTTACTTTTCACAATTGCAGTTCCTAATTTCGTAACCAAAGCGGCATCATTAGCATCTAAACCTTTTACGTAAGCTTCTTCAGTTCCATAACGTTTGATCGCTGCAGCGAAATCTAAGTAAACTGCTTCTCCAGTTTTGTTAACTCCAAAACCAGCATCACATCTTTCTTTAGCTGCACGAGACGCAACGTCACGAGGTACTAAGTTACCAAAAGCAGGATATCTTCTTTCTAAGAAATAATCTCTTTCTTCTTCAGATAAATCAGTTGCTTTTTTTCTTCCCTCACGAATTGCCTGAGCATCTTCTAATTTTGCAGGAACCCAAATACGACCGTCATTACGTAAAGACTCAGACATCAAAGTCAGTTTTGACTGGTGATCTCCAGAAACCGGGATACATGTTGGGTGAATTTGTGTGTAGCAAGGATTTGCGAAAAACGCTCCTTTTTTATGAATTTTCCAAGCTGCTGTTGCGTTACTTCCCATAGCATTTGTTGAAAGGAAAAATACGTTTCCGTATCCTCCAGAACCAATTACTACCGCGTGAGCAGAATGTCTTTCTATTTCTCCAGTGATTAAGTTACGAGCGATAATACCTCTCGCTTTTCCATCAACGATTACTAAATCCAGCATTTCGTGACGGTTGTACATTTTAATTTTTCCACGACCAATCTGACGGTTCATTGCAGAATAAGCTCCTAACAATAATTGCTGTCCAGTTTGTCCTTGTGCATAAAATGTACGAGAAACCAAAGTTCCTCCAAATGAACGGTTATCTAAAAGTCCGCCATATTCACGAGCCAATGGTACTCCTTGAGCCACACATTGGTCAATAATATTTGCAGAAACTTCAGCCAAACGGTGAACGTTTGCCTCACGTGCACGGTAGTCACCTCCTTTTACAGTATCGTAGAACAATCTGTAAACTGAGTCACCGTCACCTTTATAATTTTTTGCCGCATTGATACCCCCTTGTGCAGCAATAGAGTGCGCACGACGTGGTGAATCTTGGAAACAAAATGCTTTTACGTTATATCCTAACTCAGCTAGAGTAGCCGCAGCAGAACCTCCAGCCAAACCTGTACCAACTACAATAATATCTAAATTACGTTTGTTAGCAGGGTTTACTAAATTAATATGATCTTTATAATTTGTCCATTTGTCCGCTATAGGACCATTTGGAATTTTTGAATCTAATGCCATTATAATTGATATTAATTATTGAAATGATGAAATAATGCGATAATTACGAAAAGTGCTGGAACAACAACTGCGAACCAGTAACCTACTTTTGCTAAAAATCTTGAATATTTGTTGTGCATCCCCATTGATTGAAGAGAAGATGCGAACCCGTGCCATAAGTGGAATCCTAAAAGGATAAAAGACACGCAGTATAATCCTGTACGGATTGGATCGTGAAATTTATGAACTAACTCTCCATAATACCTTGTAGCATTTGGTACTTGTCCTGCTATATACTTATAGTTAACTTCAGGAAACCAAAAATCATAAAAATGCAATCCTAAGAATGCCAAGATAACCAATCCAGAAATAATCATATTTCTAGAACTCCAAGAAGCATTTGCCGCTCCGTTGTATTTTGCATACGCAATTGGTCTTGCTGCGCTGTTTTGAGCTGTTAGAACAAATCCCATAACGAAATGGAAAATTACCCCAAATGCCAAAACTGGCTGCATTACATATTGTATCAGCGGATTGTATCCCATAAAGTGAGAAGCTTCGTTAAAAACATCTTCACTAATAATAGAAATAAAATTTAAGGAAACATGCAGCGCTAAAAACGTGATTAAGAATATTCCCGAAAGAGCCATAGCTACTTTCTTTAAGATGGAAGCATTCAACTGTGCAGATTGTGCCATAAGTGTTTAAGTAGTTTGTTTTAAAAAATTAGACAAAAATAACTCAATTACAAAAGAACTACAACCATTTCGCTGTTATTTATAATGATTTTAAAATAGCCTGGTTCTACGTATTTTTACGTACAAATAATATACTGCTAAAAAATAATTCACTATAGCAATTCTCAAACCACTGTTTTCTAAGTAAAATCGAGAGAAATCAATTCTAAGTAGATTATCAAAAATTATCATATTGCTATTTTATTCAAAGTTTTGATTTGTTTTCTTTAAAAGTTTCACTGCGCATAAATTTTGTCTGAGTAAAAAATTGTCATTCCGCAACATAGTTTTACCTTTAGCGGCTCAAAAAAATAAGAATGAAAACAGGAATTGATGCTATTTCTTTTGATGTAGCAAACATACATTTACCCATAAAAACTTTGGCGGCTGCCAGAAATATTGAACCTGAGAAACTAGAAAAAGGTCTCGGATTACTTAAAATGACTTTCCCAGACGTACATCAGGATGCTGTTGTTTTTGGAGCAAACGCTTTAACAAAACTTATCATTGACAATAAAATTGACTTAAAAGAAATCAGCCGAATCTATGTTGGTACCGAAAGTGGCATTGACAGTTCTAAGCCAATTGCTTCTTATTTAATTAGTTTAATGGAGCAGAAATTTGGCGAAGATTCATTAGCAGAATGCGATGTTGTAGATTTTACTTTCG contains:
- a CDS encoding fumarate reductase/succinate dehydrogenase flavoprotein subunit, translating into MALDSKIPNGPIADKWTNYKDHINLVNPANKRNLDIIVVGTGLAGGSAAATLAELGYNVKAFCFQDSPRRAHSIAAQGGINAAKNYKGDGDSVYRLFYDTVKGGDYRAREANVHRLAEVSANIIDQCVAQGVPLAREYGGLLDNRSFGGTLVSRTFYAQGQTGQQLLLGAYSAMNRQIGRGKIKMYNRHEMLDLVIVDGKARGIIARNLITGEIERHSAHAVVIGSGGYGNVFFLSTNAMGSNATAAWKIHKKGAFFANPCYTQIHPTCIPVSGDHQSKLTLMSESLRNDGRIWVPAKLEDAQAIREGRKKATDLSEEERDYFLERRYPAFGNLVPRDVASRAAKERCDAGFGVNKTGEAVYLDFAAAIKRYGTEEAYVKGLDANDAALVTKLGTAIVKSKYGNLFQMYLKIVDEDPYVTPMMIYPAVHYTMGGTWVDYNLMTTIPGCFSIGESNFSDHGANRLGASALMQGLADGYFVLPYTIGDYLAPDIKMGPISTDLPEFVEAEKNVKDQIDRFINNNGKHSVDYFHKKLGKIMWDKVGMARNAKGLTEAIEEIAALREEFYRDVKVPGSANEFNQELEKATRVADFLELGELFAKDALHRNESCGGHFREEYQTEEGEALRDDENFAYVAAWEYKGKPSDAVLHKEPLNYENIKLVQRSYK
- a CDS encoding succinate dehydrogenase/fumarate reductase iron-sulfur subunit, which produces MKLTLKIWRQKNAQDKGGIVEYPIDGIEPDMSFLEMLDVLNEQLINRGEEPVAFDHDCREGICGMCSLFINGEAHGPDRGVTTCQLHMRMFKDGDTIFIEPFRAKAFPVIKDLVVDRSSFDRIQHAGGFISVNTSGNTIDANTIPINKHDADKSFDAAACIGCGACVATCKNSSAMLFVAAKVSQYALLPQGKVEAVDRVLNMVHQMDHEGFGNCTNTGACEIECPKGISLENIARMNREYLAASLKG
- a CDS encoding four helix bundle protein, with translation MSLKSFEDLECWKAARELRIFVSQNIISKFPIDEKYALTSQLKRSSRSVSDNIAEGFGRYHYQENIQFCRIARGSLTESLNQVITALDENYIEEDLLQKFKERFERTKAILNGYINYLARTKME
- a CDS encoding succinate dehydrogenase cytochrome b subunit — translated: MAQSAQLNASILKKVAMALSGIFLITFLALHVSLNFISIISEDVFNEASHFMGYNPLIQYVMQPVLAFGVIFHFVMGFVLTAQNSAARPIAYAKYNGAANASWSSRNMIISGLVILAFLGLHFYDFWFPEVNYKYIAGQVPNATRYYGELVHKFHDPIRTGLYCVSFILLGFHLWHGFASSLQSMGMHNKYSRFLAKVGYWFAVVVPALFVIIALFHHFNN